From the Candidatus Methanoplasma cognatum genome, one window contains:
- a CDS encoding tRNA (N(6)-L-threonylcarbamoyladenosine(37)-C(2))-methylthiotransferase, with translation MRYFVESYGCTMNYGEGGQLSEKMSAMGHTEAPSAESADIVILNTCTVVDITEKKMIRRMSELRKAGKEVIVTGCMAKVQADRALIRLPDPLIIPPDRYSEFSSEVIGRYGGGPHAEKRNNSNILPIAQGCLGNCSYCITKFARGRLSSYDPDDLVSRFDSIVESGVKEILITAQDTGCYGRDIGTDLPSLLRRMLKNGNDFRLRIGMMNPNSLMPIIGDLLDVMDDPRIYRFLHIPVQSGSDTVLKRMNRSYSVEGFLNLVEMVRSRFPDVSISTDLISGFPGETDEDHRKSLELIGILMADTVNITRFSSRPGTEAASMEQVHGRISKDRSTELTETRNRVEYENNSGMIGGTEGVLITEIGKAGTMIGRTDNYRPVVITSDLPVGSFVKVEITGCSSAYLVGKVRNE, from the coding sequence ATGAGATACTTTGTGGAATCATACGGTTGCACAATGAACTACGGGGAGGGCGGGCAGCTCTCGGAGAAGATGTCCGCCATGGGGCATACGGAAGCCCCCTCCGCCGAATCGGCAGATATAGTCATCCTCAACACCTGCACGGTGGTGGACATCACTGAAAAAAAGATGATCCGCCGCATGTCCGAGCTCAGAAAGGCCGGGAAAGAAGTTATCGTCACCGGCTGCATGGCGAAGGTCCAGGCGGACCGCGCGCTGATACGGCTGCCCGATCCGCTCATCATCCCTCCTGACCGCTATTCGGAATTCTCGTCCGAGGTCATTGGGAGATACGGCGGCGGCCCCCATGCGGAGAAAAGGAACAATTCCAACATACTCCCGATCGCCCAAGGCTGTCTGGGGAACTGCTCATACTGCATCACAAAGTTCGCAAGGGGCAGGCTGTCCAGCTATGATCCGGATGATCTTGTTTCAAGATTCGACTCTATCGTCGAAAGCGGCGTCAAAGAGATATTGATCACCGCGCAGGACACCGGATGCTACGGAAGAGACATCGGGACCGATCTTCCCTCCCTTCTCAGGAGGATGCTGAAGAACGGGAACGACTTCCGGCTGAGGATAGGGATGATGAACCCCAACAGCCTCATGCCCATAATCGGCGATCTGCTTGACGTCATGGACGACCCCAGGATCTACAGGTTCCTCCATATCCCCGTGCAGAGCGGCAGCGACACCGTCCTGAAAAGAATGAACAGGTCGTATTCCGTTGAAGGATTCCTAAACCTTGTTGAAATGGTCCGATCAAGATTTCCGGATGTCAGCATATCCACCGATCTCATTTCCGGTTTCCCGGGCGAGACCGATGAGGACCACCGTAAGAGTCTCGAACTTATTGGGATCCTTATGGCGGACACAGTGAACATAACAAGATTCTCCTCGAGGCCCGGGACCGAAGCGGCATCCATGGAACAGGTCCACGGGCGCATCTCCAAAGACAGATCGACGGAGCTGACCGAGACCAGGAACAGGGTCGAGTATGAGAACAACAGCGGGATGATCGGAGGGACGGAGGGGGTGCTTATCACCGAGATCGGCAAAGCCGGGACGATGATCGGAAGGACGGATAACTATCGCCCGGTGGTCATTACTTCGGACCTCCCTGTCGGCTCCTTCGTCAAAGTTGAGATAACCGGATGTAGTTCCGCCTACCTCGTCGGGAAAGTGCGCAACGAGTGA
- a CDS encoding translation initiation factor IF-2 subunit beta encodes MADDDYLALLDRAKQVLPETIENHERFELPELEILQEGKTTVFRNFIDVTDKLRRDPQHLLQFLLRELGTPGNVEGRRAVFKAKISTASINEKIQSYTETYVICSECGLPDTKVIKEDRTLVLECEACGARRSINVRKASKSEAHNILRVGDTIDILISDIGKKGDGVGKHLDYIVVVPGTSKGNTVHVKITNISGKTAFGTITLEKSGQ; translated from the coding sequence ATGGCGGATGACGATTACTTGGCTTTGCTGGACCGGGCGAAGCAGGTCCTTCCCGAAACGATAGAGAACCACGAGAGGTTCGAACTCCCGGAATTGGAGATATTGCAGGAAGGGAAGACCACTGTGTTCAGGAACTTTATCGACGTGACGGACAAACTCAGAAGGGACCCCCAGCATCTTTTACAGTTTCTTTTGAGAGAGCTGGGCACCCCCGGCAATGTAGAGGGAAGAAGGGCGGTGTTCAAAGCAAAGATATCTACGGCCTCCATCAACGAGAAGATACAATCGTACACAGAAACATATGTCATCTGCTCCGAGTGCGGGCTTCCCGACACGAAGGTGATCAAAGAGGACCGCACCCTGGTACTGGAATGCGAAGCATGCGGCGCGAGAAGGTCCATCAACGTCAGGAAGGCGTCGAAATCGGAGGCCCATAACATCCTCAGGGTGGGAGACACCATCGACATCCTCATCTCAGACATAGGAAAGAAGGGAGACGGCGTGGGAAAGCATCTGGATTATATCGTGGTGGTGCCGGGGACCTCGAAGGGTAACACGGTGCACGTAAAGATAACCAACATTTCCGGGAAGACCGCCTTCGGAACGATCACCTTGGAAAAATCCGGTCAGTGA